A part of Perca fluviatilis chromosome 15, GENO_Pfluv_1.0, whole genome shotgun sequence genomic DNA contains:
- the LOC120573920 gene encoding pentraxin fusion protein-like produces the protein MRLYTVLFLVAVSLAESVSIKSLVFPSETSTSYVGMVPLKPLNLRAFTLCMRVATELTGRREIVLFAYRTQRADELNVWRELDGRLSFYLVDEPVFFRVPDIGALQTHLCVTWDSSSGAAALFMDGRKSLTKIFKKGHTVQPGGKVIIGQDLDSYVGSFDAKQSFVGEIGDINMWDSVLSDRMIQDMFSGKRVPRGNVFDWETTQLNINGEVVVVNTPQ, from the exons ATGAGACTTTACACCGTCCTGTTCCTTGTTGCCGTCTCCTTGGCCG AGAGCGTGAGCATTAAGTCCTTGGTGTTCCCCTCGGAGACGAGTACCAGTTATGTGGGGATGGTCCCTCTGAAGCCCCTGAACCTGAGGGCTTTCACTCTGTGCATGCGCGTGGCTACAGAGCTCACCGGTAGGCGCGAGATCGTCCTGTTTGCGTACCGGACCCAACGCGCTGACGAGCTGAATGTGTGGCGTGAGCTGGACGGCAG ATTGTCCTTTTACCTGGTGGATGAACCTGTATTTTTCCGAGTCCCTGATATCGGCGCCCTGCAGACCCACCTGTGTGTCACCTGGGATTCCAGCTCAGGTGCGGCCGCTCTCTTCATGGATGGGAGGAAAAGCTTGACCAAAATTTTCAAGAAGGGTCACACAGTCCAACCCGGAGGCAAGGTTATCATCGGACAAGATCTGGATAGTTACGTGGGTTCATTTGATGCCAAGCAGAGTTTTGTTGGGGAGATCGGTGATATTAATATGTGGGACTCCGTCCTCTCAGACCGCATGATCCAAGACATGTTCTCTGGGAAGAGAGTACCAAGAGGAAATGTTTTCGACTGGGAAACCACACAGCTTAACATTAACGGGGAGGTGGTGGTTGTTAATACTCCGCAGTAG
- the LOC120573919 gene encoding pentraxin fusion protein-like isoform X2: MRLYTVLFLVAVSLAESGSIKSLVFPSETSTSYVEMVPLKPLNLGAFTLCMRVATELTCEREIILFAYRTQDYDELNVWRELNGRLSFYLAGKGVLFRVPEIGALQTHLCVTWDSSSGAAALFMDGRKSLTKIYKKGHTVQPGGKVIIGQDPDSYLGSFDASQSFVGEIGDINMWDSVLSDRMIEDMFSGKTVPTGNVFDWKTTELNINGEVVVVNTLQ, translated from the exons ATGAGACTTTACACCGTCCTGTTCCTTGTTGCCGTCTCCTTGGCCG aGAGTGGGAGCATTAAGTCCTTGGTGTTCCCCTCGGAGACGAGTACCAGTTATGTGGAGATGGTCCCTCTGAAGCCCCTGAACCTGGGGGCTTTCACTCTGTGCATGCGCGTGGCTACAGAGCTCACCTGTGAACGCGAGATCATCCTGTTTGCGTACCGGACCCAAGACTATGACGAGTTGAATGTGTGGCGTGAGCTGAACGGCAG ATTGTCCTTTTATCTGGCGGGAAAAGGGGTTTTATTCCGAGTCCCTGAGATCGGCGCCCTGCAGACCCACCTGTGTGTCACCTGGGATTCCAGCTCAGGTGCGGCCGCTCTCTTCATGGATGGGAGGAAAAGCTTGACCAAAATTTACAAGAAGGGTCACACAGTCCAACCCGGAGGCAAGGTTATCATCGGACAAGATCCGGATAGTTACTTGGGTTCATTTGATGCCAGCCAGAGTTTTGTTGGGGAGATCGGTGATATTAATATGTGGGACTCCGTCCTCTCAGACCGCATGATCGAAGACATGTTCTCTGGGAAGACAGTACCAACAGGAAATGTTTTCGACTGGAAAACCACAGAGCTTAACATTAACGGGGAGGTGGTGGTTGTTAATACTCTGCAGTAG